The Lycium ferocissimum isolate CSIRO_LF1 chromosome 1, AGI_CSIRO_Lferr_CH_V1, whole genome shotgun sequence genome includes a region encoding these proteins:
- the LOC132046571 gene encoding MACPF domain-containing protein At4g24290-like, which translates to MEEEFDMKRIEVKAMEALGCGFDFASDFRLKFVKRCRNGGGRLVILDEKNRRNIVVPSGVTIPDVSENIKCDKGDHIRFKSDVLEFNQMSALLNQKSSVQGKVPSGYLNAIFDLSGAWLNDSADAKYLAFDGYFVSLYYLHLTASPLVLQDQVKKAVPPLWDPASLSRFIQTYGTHIIVGMGVGGQDLLCVKQKSSSAVPSAELKAHLDDLGDCLFSDETSPLPERISKEGKKKVPEVFSRMLQSHTMQFTSITETSSKDGLTIIWSKRGGDVFAQSHSKWLQTVAAYPDGILFRLVPITSLQTGIPGSGYLSHAINLYLRYKPALEDLQCFLEFQVPSQWAPLFCELPLSHQRRVASCPALQFSLFGPKLCVSPTQVTSGQKPVIGLRLYLEGKKCNQLAIHVQHLSSLPNIMASKCANNPTLRKPCQWRGSDDYESSDQFLEPIRWQRYSNVCSSVVKHDPSWMQGDETSGVFVVTGAHLISKGKWPKTVLHLRLLFTHLPNCTIRKTEWAATPEGTHRSSFLTNISTAFTFTQRTKADAAPKQLPAALNSGVYPDGPPVPVRSTKLLKYVDTAEIARGPYDTPGHWLVTAAKLVTEGGKIGLHVKFALLDFLNES; encoded by the exons ATGGAAGAAGAATTTGATATGAAGAGAATTGAAGTAAAAGCAATGGAAGCTTTGGGTTGTGGATTTGATTTTGCAAGTGATTTCAGGCTAAAGTTTGTAAAAAGATGTAGAAATGGTGGGGGTAGATTGGTAATTTTGGATGAGAAGAATAGAAGAAATATTGTTGTACCTAGTGGTGTCACTATTCCAGATGTCTCTGAAAATATTAAGTGTGACAAAGGTGACCATATTCGTTTCAAGTCTGATGTTCTTGAATTTAATCAG ATGTCAGCATTGCTTAATCAAAAATCATCGGTACAAGGAAAGGTTCCATCGGGCTATCTAAATGCCATTTTTGATTTAAGCGGAGCTTGGTTGAATGATTCAGCGGATGCTAAATACCTGGCTTTTGATGGTTATTTTGTCTCCTTGTACTATTTACACCTGACAGCATCGCCATTAGTACTCCAAGACCAAGTAAAGAAAGCTGTTCCACCGCTTTGGGATCCAGCATCTTTATCCAG ATTTATCCAGACTTATGGGACACACATAATTGTGGGTATGGGTGTTGGAGGCCAGGACCTACTTTGCGTTAAGCAAAAATCATCTTCAGCAGTTCCTTCTGCTGAACTAAAAGCACATTTGGATGATCTTGGAGATTGTCTTTTTTCTGATGAAACGAGTCCTCTGCCTGAGAGGATTTCAAAAGAGGGCAAAAAGAAG GTCCCCGAGGTATTCAGTCGCATGTTGCAGTCACATACCATGCAATTTACTAGCATAACAGAGACATCAAGCAAAGAT GGTCTCACTATAATTTGGTCAAAAAGAGGTGGTGATGTGTTCGCACAAAGCCACTCGAAGTGGCTTCAGACCGTAGCTGCTTACCCCGATGGCATACTCTTCAGACTTGTACCCATTACTTCGCTCCAAACAGGAATCCCAGGAAGCGGTTATCTTAGCCATGCGATAAATTTATATCTACGCT ATAAGCCTGCTTTAGAGGATTTACAGTGTTTCCTTGAGTTTCAAGTTCCTAGCCAATGGGCACCGTTGTTTTGCGAGCTGCCTCTTAGTCATCAAAGAAGAGTGGCATCTTGCCCTGCGTTGCAGTTCAGTTTATTCGGCCCAAAGCTTTGTGTGAGCCCCACCCAG GTTACAAGTGGTCAAAAGCCCGTCATTGGTTTGCGTTTGTATTTAGAAGGGAAGAAATGCAACCAGCTAGCTATACATGTACAACATCTTTctagtttaccaaacattaTGGCATCCAAGTGTGCTAATAACCCAACTTTACGCAAGCCATGTCAGTGGCGAGGGTCCGATGATTATGAATCTAGCGACCAATTTTTAGAACCCATCAGATGGCAGAGATATTCCAATGTGTGCTCATCTGTAGTTAAGCATGATCCGAGCTGGATGCAGGGCGACGAGACAAGTGGCGTATTTGTGGTAACTGGGGCCCACCTTATCAGCAAAGGGAAGTGGCCTAAGACGGTGCTTCACCTGCGTTTACTTTTCACCCATCTTCCCAACTGCACAATACGAAAGACAGAGTGGGCAGCTACACCAGAGGGTACTCATAGGTCAAGTTTCTTGACAAATATCAGCACAGCTTTTACGTTCACTCAACGAACAAAGGCAGATGCTGCACCAAAGCAGCTTCCTGCTGCTCTTAACTCGGGTGTATATCCAGATGGACCCCCAGTACCAGTTCGATCAACAAAGCTGCTCAAGTATGTAGATACGGCTGAGATTGCACGAGGGCCATATGACACTCCTGGACATTGGTTGGTAACTGCTGCTAAGCTTGTTACAGAAGGCGGGAAGATAGGTTTGCATGTCAAGTTTGCATTATTAGATTTCTTAAATGAATCATAG
- the LOC132046654 gene encoding ankyrin repeat-containing protein NPR4-like gives MILRIEKDLVFVKNNLGETPLYVAAASGEKDVFDILARDFSEVTMKRNDGKTVLHATVIHDCYYLATNIVNQYPQIVNERDDEKMTALDVLATKQLSFKSGSDYLFAEIGKTPSVPFQIIETIIYSCIPPMYKESKPSDNSSRTQATNKVDRIERPSFINYLLGFSWLQVIDEAKQNHILAPILAKMLLENYDWSYIDPVPNPLIQASKLKINELVVEILQKYPEAVETLDEQRNILHIAAEHKNRFLFEYLLKRVAHKERMLADIDEQGNTILHYAANVGSPFRTSTGDHFEEIWCVLSVFMMMWGVLWFKHVKNHMHPRLWDVKNSEGITAEEVFERNHLHVRKEAEDAIRNLANSALMLAILLCTVNFAAIFTVPGGFDQKTGLPILLKKVKHELWMLIFYLGAALLNSVVTIGTLLSFVLCKFHSDDFYISLPTRIVIAMVSVFYATTFSVLACVQTLNLDYIFLNKDVWWLIIAMVVVGFIMTLIYIDLAFPIFDYLYYLISYSFISNKRGPM, from the exons atgattttgagaattgagaAGGACTTAGTTTTTGTGAAAAACAATTTAGGGGAGACACCACTTTATGTTGCAGCAGCAAGTGGGGAAAAAGATGTATTTGATATTTTGGCTCGTGATTTTAGTGAGGTAACTATGAAGAGGAATGATGGGAAGACAGTTCTTCATGCAACTGTAATCCATGATTGTTATT ATCTAGCAACAAATATAGTGAATCAATATCCTCAAATAGTTAACGAACGTGATGATGAGAAAATGACTGCTTTGGATGTGTTGGCTACAAAGCAATTATCATTCAAGAGTGGATCGGATTACTTGTTTGCCGAAATTGGGAAGACACCTTCTGTTCCTTTTCAGATCATTGAAACCATCATCTATTCTT GTATTCCCCCTATGTATAAAGAATCAAAGCCTAGTGATAATTCGAGCAGAACACAAGCTACCAACAAAGTTGACCGCATAGAAAGGCCTTCATTCATCAATTATCTGTTAG GTTTTTCCTGGTTACAAGTTATTGATGAGGCAAAGCAAAACCATATTCTTGCACCAATACTAGCAAAAATGTTGCTGGAAAACTATGATTGGAGCTATATTGATCCTGTGCCAAATCCACTAATACAAGCATCAAAACTTAAAATCAATGAGTTAGTTgttgaaattttgcaaaaataccctGAAGCTGTGGAGACGTTGGATGAACAAAGGAACATATTGCATATAGCAGCAGAGCACAAAAACAGATTTTTGTTTGAGTATTTGCTCAAAAGAGTGGCTCATAAAGAAAGGATGCTGGCTGATATTGATGAACAAGGAAATACAATTTTGCATTATGCAGCAAATGTTGGATCACCATTTAGGACATCAACTGGAGAtcattttgaagaaatttggtgTGTGTTGTCTGTGTTCATGATGATGTGGGGAGTGCTTTGGTTTAAG CATGTAAAAAACCACATGCATCCACGCCTATGGGACGTTAAAAACTCCGAGGGCATAACAGCAGAAGAAGTATTCGAGAGAAACCATTTACACGTACGAAAAGAAGCAGAGGACGCAATTAGAAACCTAGCAAATTCTGCACTAATGCTTGCTATTCTTCTTTGCACTGTCAACTTCGCTGCAATTTTCACAGTCCCTGGAGGTTTTGATCAGAAAACTGGCCTACCAATTCTCctaaaaaaagtgaaacatgAATTATGGATGTTAATATTTTACTTAGGTGCAGCACTTTTAAATTCAGTAGTCACTATTGGTACATTGTTATCATTTGTTCTTTGCAAATTCCATAGTGATGATTTTTACATTTCTCTGCCTACAAGGATCGTAATTGCTATGGTTTCAGTTTTCTATGCCACAACATTTTCAGTACTAGCCTGTGTGCAAACACTTAATCTGGATTATATTTTCTTGAACAAAGATGTATGGTGGCTTATTATAGCTATGGTAGTTGTTGGCTTCATTATGACCCTTATTTATATAGACTTAGCATTTCCGATCTTTGATTATTTGTattatttgatttcttattcATTTATATCCAATAAGAGAGGGCCTATGTAA
- the LOC132046829 gene encoding phosphoglucan, water dikinase, chloroplastic — MDSLHLSHCYLALNGKKRQPHNNILKKFNVVSVKKLTLFEPGVTCLPRRNLGFLMDSWVKGGSDGIVCGVSSVETRENMKSESASEKVQLRFRLDHQVKFGEHIAVLGSAKELGSWKKNIMMDWTENGWIGELELRSGETLEYKFVIVGKDKNMLWENGSNRILKLPEGGSFELVCKWNSTDEPVNLLPLDSFKVEKEVKEASDNGATITSQAAVGDVVTSPFVEQWQGRSASFVRSKDELDSEKNRKWDTSGLTGISLKLVEGDKTARNWWRKLEVVRELVVENMDSSNRLEALTYAAVYLKWINTGQIPCLEDGGHHRPNRHAEISRLIFREVEKVLSRNDTSLQEILVIRKMQPCLPSFKAEFTQSVPLTRIRDIAHRNDIPHDLKQEIKHTIQNKLHRNAGPEDLVSTAAMLDRITKRPGQYNEAFVEQFKIFHNELKDFFNAGSLDEQLESIRESLDGSSLSMLSSFLESKQGLARLDEKNNVSETEKTGFLVRTINSLNALREVIVKGLESGLRNDAPDASIAMRQKWRLSEIGLEDYSFVLLSRFVNAIEASGGADWLAENVTQKNVYSWNDPIGALTIGIQQLRLSGWKPEECKAVGNELLSWKERGISENEGSEDGKTIWALRLKATLDRSWRLTEEYSETLLQIFPEKVQVLGKSLGIPENTVRTFTEAEIRAGVVFQVSKLATLLLKAVRRTIGSSGFDVLVPGDAFGQLIQVDRIIPGTLPSSATGPVILVVNKADGDEEVTAAGRNISGVVLLQELPHLSHLGVRARQEKVVFVTCDDDDKVSVVKQLIGKFVRLEASATGVKLTASSSENRPDVSPNKPSSSTASSAGAASSDNGASSIDVKSSQVGSTSGVIPLVDADIQSSGAKAASCAQLASLATSSTKVYSDQGAPASFKVPAGAVIRFGSMETALKTNKLMETFTSLVDQIETAEIDGGELDKHCEDLQKLISSLMPGQDVIESLGKVFPSNARLIVRSSANVEDLAGMSAAGLYDSIPNVSPSDPIRFGHAVARVWASLYTRRAVLSRRAAGVPQKDATMAVLVQEMLSPDLSFVLHTLSPTDNNHNFIEAEVAPGLGETLASGTRGTPWRLSTGKFDDTVRTLAFANFSEELVVGGNSPADGEVIHLTVDYSKKPLTTDPVFRRQLGQRLGAVGFYLERKFGSPQDVEGCLVGNEIFIVQSRPQPQ; from the exons ATGGATTCTTTGCATTTGTCACACTGTTATTTAGCTCTAAATGGGAAAAAGAGACAACCCCACAAcaatattttgaagaaatttaatgttgttagtgtgaaaAAATTGACTTTGTTTGAACCTGGTGTGACCTGTTTGCCTAGAAGAAATTTGGGTTTTTTGATGGATAGTTGGGTTAAAGGAGGGAGTGATGGAATTGTTTGTGGAGTTTCTTCTGTTGAAACCAG GGAAAACATGAAGTCTGAATCAGCTAGTGAAAAGGTTCAGCTACGTTTTCGGCTTGATCACCAAGTTAAATTTGGGGAGCACATTGCAGTTCTGGGATCGGCCAAAGAATTAGGGTCCTGGAAGAAGAATATAATGATGGATTGGACAGAAAACGGATGGATTGGCGAATTGGAATTACGATCTGGTGAGACGCTCGAGTATAAGTTTGTAATTGTTGGTAAGGACAAGAATATGTTATGGGAAAACGGAAGTAATCGGATCTTGAAGCTACCAGAAGGAGGAAGCTTTGAATTGGTTTGTAAATGGAATTCGACAGACGAGCCTGTGAATTTGTTGCCATTGGATTCATTTAAGGTAGAGAAGGAAGTAAAAGAGGCTAGTGATAATGGAGCTACAATTACTAGCCAGGCTGCTGTTGGGGACGTAGTAACAAGTCCGTTTGTGGAGCAATGGCAAGGGAGGTCTGCATCTTTTGTACGTTCAAAGGATGAGCTGGATTCTGAAAAAAACAGGAAGTGGGACACATCAGGCCTTACCGGGATTTCCCTAAAGCTCGTCGAAGGTGATAAGACTGCTCGGAATTGGTGGCGGAAG CTCGAGGTTGTTCGAGAACTAGTTGTTGAAAACATGGATAGTTCAAATCGCTTGGAGGCTCTCACGTACGCAGCTGTCTATCTAAAG TGGATAAACACAGGGCAAATTCCTTGCCTTGAAGATGGGGGCCACCATCGACCAAATAGACATGCAGAGATTTCCAGGCTTATATTTCGTGAAGTAGAAAAAGTCTTGAGTAGGAACGACACTTCACTTCAG GAAATACTTGTAATCCGCAAGATGCAGCCGTGCCTGCCTTCTTTTAAAGCTGAATTCACTCAATCTGTTCCTTTAACGAGAATCAGGGACATCGCTCATAGGAATGATATTCCACATGATCTTAAG CAAGAAATCAAACATACTATACAAAACAAGCTGCACAGAAATGCTGGCCCTGAAGATCTAGTATCCACAGCAGCAATGCTCGATAGAATTACCAAAAGACCTGGACAATATAATGAGGCATTTGTAGAACAATTCAAGATTTTCCACAATGAACTAAAAGACTTCTTCAATGCTGGGAG TCTTGATGAACAACTGGAATCTATAAGAGAATCGCTTGATGGAAGTAGCTTATCAATGCTTTCATCATTCTTGGAGTCCAAACAG GGATTGGCTAGattggatgaaaaaaataatgtttCAGAGACTGAAAAGACTGGATTTCTAGTCAGGACTATTAACTCTCTGAATGCTCTTCGTGAAGTAATTGTCAAGGGTCTTGAAAGTGGCCTCCGAAATGATGCTCCGGATGCTTCAATAGCTATGCGCCAGAAG TGGCGTCTCAGCGAGATTGGGCTCGAAGACTATTCATTTGTTCTTTTGAGCAG GTTTGTGAACGCCATTGAAGCTTCGGGAGGAGCTGATTGGTTAGCAGAGAATGTAACCCAGAAAAATGTTTACTCTTGGAATGATCCAATTGGAGCGCTTACAATTGGAATCCAACAGCTACGTCTATCTGGTTGGAAGCCCGAGGAATGCAAAGCTGTTGGAAATGAACTTTTGTCGTGGAAAGAAAGGGGCATTTCAGAAAATGAAG GCAGTGAAGATGGTAAGACTATATGGGCATTAAGACTAAAAGCGACTCTTGATAGAAGTTGGAGGTTAACTGAAGAGTATTCCGAGACACTTCTCCAAATATTCCCTGAAAAAGTACAG GTTCTAGGAAAATCTTTGGGGATTCCTGAAAATACCGTGAGAACATTCACCGAAGCCGAAATTCGAGCGGG CGTGGTTTTTCAAGTTTCCAAGCTTGCTACACTACTTTTGAAGGCTGTTAGAAGGACAATTGGGTCTTCGGGATTTGACGTTCTCGTCCCAGGAGATGCTTTTGGACAGCTAATACAG GTTGACAGAATTATCCCGGGGACTCTACCATCATCTGCAACAGGACCTGTTATTCTTGTAGTGAATAAAGCTGATGGAGATGAAGAG GTGACTGCTGCAGGAAGGAACATATCGGGAGTTGTACTTCTACAAGAGTTACCTCATTTATCTCATCTAGGTGTTAGGGCCCGGCAG GAAAAGGTAGTTTTTGTGACCTGCGACGATGATGACAAAGTTTCTGTTGTAAAACAACTAATAGGAAAATTTGTGAG GTTAGAGGCATCAGCAACTGGTGTAAAGTTAACTGCTTCTTCATCAGAAAATCGCCCTGATGTTTCTCCAAATAAACCTTCTTCAAGTACTGCTTCTTCTGCAGGTGCAGCCTCGTCAGACAATGGCGCTTCCTCAATTGATGTCAAATCATCTCAG GTCGGATCTACCAGCGGTGTTATTCCTCTTGTTGATGCAGATATACAAAGCTCTGGTGCAAAAGCTGCTTCTTGTGCTCAATTAGCTTCACTGGCCACTTCTTCTACTAAAG TTTATAGTGACCAAGGGGCGCCAGCTTCATTTAAAGTTCCTGCTGGAGCAgttattcggtttggttccaTGGAAACGGCATTAAAAACGAATAAGTTAATGGAAACCTTCACATCCCTTGTCGATCAAATAGAAACAGCTGAAATTGATGGTGGCGAACTTGATAAACACTGTGAGGATCTCCAGAAGTTAATATCTTCTCTCATGCCCGGACAAGATGTCATTGAAAGCTTAGGAAAAGTATTTCCCAGTAATGCACGTTTAATAGTGCGGTCAAGTGCTAATGTCGAGGACTTGGCCGGGATGTCAGCAGCCGGACTTTATGATTCGATTCCTAATGTTAGCCCTTCAGATCCTATAAGGTTTGGACATGCTGTAGCTCGCGTTTGGGCCTCGTTATATACTAGAAGAGCAGTACTAAGCCGCAGAGCCGCTGGTGTTCCTCAGAAAGATGCTACAATGGCCGTGCTAGTGCAAGAAATGCTTTCACCGGATTTGTCTTTTGTACTACACACACTAAGCCCAACGGATAACAACCATAACTTTATTGAGGCTGAGGTGGCACCTGGACTTGGTGAAACGCTCGCTTCAGGAACGAGGGGTACACCATGGCGTTTGTCTACTGGTAAATTTGATGACACAGTGCGAACACTGGCATTCGCGAACTTTAGTGAGGAGCTGGTTGTGGGTGGAAATTCTCCTGCTGATGGAGAAGTTATTCATTTGACTGTGGATTATAGCAAGAAACCTTTAACGACCGACCCCGTTTTCAGGCGTCAGCTTGGTCAGAGGCTTGGCGCTGTTGGTTTCTACTTAGAGCGTAAGTTTGGTTCTCCTCAAGATGTCGAAGGATGTTTAGTTGGTAACGAGATTTTCATCGTGCAATCGCGACCCCAACCCCAGTGA